The following are encoded together in the Deltaproteobacteria bacterium genome:
- the thiC gene encoding phosphomethylpyrimidine synthase ThiC yields the protein MTQLERARKGMISEEMRQCAEGEGVSTEFIRDGVAKGTIVVIRNKKHTTIGPLAVGKGLRTKINANIGTSKDRVDLALELEKVKVSIAAGADTIMDLSTGGDIRKIRQAIIQASTLPIGTVPLYQAAADMVEAKKAIMEMTGEDMFRVIIENGEDGVDFITVHCGVTRRSVSCIDEEGRILGIVSRGGSITRNWMSFNDRENPLYEEYDRLLEIARRYDMVLSLGDGLRPGCIADATDRGQVQELILLGELAKRARDYGVQVMIEGPGHVPINEIQANIQLQKSLCDGAPFYVLGPLPTDIAPGYDHITSAIGGAIAGAAGADFLCYVTPSEHLRLPTLEDVREGIIASKIAAHIADIAKEIPGAIKKDIMMAKYRKEFDWQGQIAASIDPEKTEKLLEKSKSAGEEGCTMCGEFCAIKLGKASSHKKPS from the coding sequence ATGACACAATTAGAGAGAGCACGTAAAGGCATGATATCTGAAGAGATGAGACAATGTGCCGAAGGGGAAGGTGTATCCACTGAATTCATTCGCGATGGTGTCGCAAAAGGCACAATCGTGGTGATCCGTAATAAAAAACACACTACCATAGGACCTCTTGCCGTAGGGAAAGGGCTCAGGACAAAGATAAATGCCAATATCGGAACATCCAAAGACCGCGTAGATCTCGCTCTGGAGCTCGAAAAGGTAAAAGTGTCTATTGCCGCAGGGGCAGATACTATCATGGACCTATCCACAGGCGGTGATATCAGAAAAATCAGGCAAGCGATCATCCAGGCGTCTACTCTTCCTATCGGGACCGTTCCTCTCTACCAGGCTGCCGCCGATATGGTTGAGGCGAAAAAAGCCATCATGGAGATGACCGGCGAAGACATGTTCAGGGTTATCATAGAAAATGGTGAGGACGGCGTTGATTTTATCACTGTACACTGCGGTGTAACGAGGAGAAGCGTATCCTGTATTGATGAAGAAGGACGCATTTTAGGCATCGTAAGCAGGGGTGGATCCATCACGAGAAACTGGATGTCATTCAATGACAGAGAAAATCCTCTGTATGAAGAATATGACCGACTGCTCGAAATAGCAAGGCGTTACGATATGGTTCTCAGCCTTGGCGACGGCCTGCGGCCGGGGTGTATTGCCGATGCCACAGACCGTGGACAGGTACAGGAACTCATTCTTCTGGGTGAACTTGCAAAAAGAGCAAGAGACTATGGCGTTCAGGTAATGATCGAAGGTCCCGGTCATGTACCCATCAATGAAATACAGGCCAATATCCAGTTACAGAAGAGTCTGTGTGACGGCGCACCTTTCTATGTCCTGGGACCCTTACCAACGGACATCGCTCCCGGTTATGATCACATCACCTCAGCAATCGGCGGGGCAATTGCCGGAGCAGCCGGAGCAGACTTTCTCTGCTACGTAACGCCCTCAGAGCACCTCCGCCTCCCCACACTCGAAGACGTCAGGGAAGGCATCATCGCCTCAAAGATTGCTGCTCATATTGCTGACATTGCTAAGGAAATCCCCGGTGCCATTAAAAAAGACATCATGATGGCGAAATACAGGAAGGAATTCGACTGGCAAGGCCAGATTGCAGCATCCATTGATCCGGAAAAAACGGAAAAACTTCTTGAGAAAAGCAAAAGCGCAGGAGAAGAGGGCTGTACAATGTGCGGAGAGTTTTGCGCCATCAAACTGGGGAAAGCAAGCTCTCATAAAAAACCATCCTGA